One stretch of Brassica oleracea var. oleracea cultivar TO1000 unplaced genomic scaffold, BOL UnpScaffold02687, whole genome shotgun sequence DNA includes these proteins:
- the LOC106321717 gene encoding glutamyl-tRNA reductase 2, chloroplastic-like, which produces MAAVSGAFVVTQTSLSSKHHSPSSSPTMLLGTRAFPMNNKTARGLIRCELSSSSVSALQQLKKSAIDRYTKERSSIVVIGLSIHTTPLEMLEKLAIPVAEWPQAISELCALNHIEEAA; this is translated from the exons ATGGCGGCTGTTTCGGGTGCATTTGTCGTTACCCAGACGTCGTTATCATCGAAACACcattctccatcttcttctccgaCGATGTTATTAGGCACTCGTGCTTTCCCGATGAACAACAAGACAGCTCGAGGTCTGATCCGTTGCGAGCTTTCTTCATCAAGTGTCTCGGCTCTTCAGCAGCTTAAGAAATCCGCCATTGACA GATACACAAAGGAGAGAAGCAGCATTGTGGTGATTGGTCTTAGCATCCACACTACTCCTTTGGAGATGCTTGAGAAGCTTGCCATTCCTGTCGCTGAATGGCCTCAGGCTATCTCTGAGTTGTGCGCTTTGAATCATATTGAAGAAGCTGCT